The Henningerozyma blattae CBS 6284 chromosome 7, complete genome region attcatttataaCTGTATAATAGCTACATTaggaaatattttaatcaTATACGTAAAAGGGTTTATACATAATTATATATCGATTCATATCTGTAAATAGTTAAAGATCGTAAAAATCCTTTTTGCACTTTTTATGAGGGTAGTTTAAATCGGTGTTTCCCATATTTTCCCGTTCGAAACTCAGAATCGTCATAATAGGTATAAAGTAGACTTAAAATCTAgtctttgaaaaaagtaatataGATAACCTTATGTGACCAGATATAAAGAGCATATGCTTAAAGTTAAGAACAACAATATCTCTGgatcatttattaaatgtaTTCCTAAACATAGtataaatacaaaaaaatatgtatCAACCACTACTAAAGATAATTCCAAAGATAAAACTGTAAAATATGCAACTGCAAAAAGTACACCCTTAATTTCAAAGTCAAATAAAGGAATATCAACTTTAAAACAATCTAAAGACAATGAGCTACTTATACATGATTTAAAccaattatttaatggTACTAATCCCtacataaaaaaattaacccGCAATTCTCCCACTTTAAATATCAATCGATTAATTATTCCATTTCTTCAGCATTCAGTTAAAAATcatgatattgataataagaaaattttattacaaaataaaatatttcaacaaTTCACTAATCTATTAGCGAATAAAGACtgtaaatataaatttgatgCATCTACTTTCATTCAACTatcttttcaatattctGATTTGTTATCTACacaaaaatttaaacttattttattaagaaCTTTAACATATTCATCTCAACGCGAGTACCctgaattttattattattcagGGCTAGCTTTACTATTAGTAGCCAAAAAAGATGTTACTTCTATAGAATgccttttaaaaaaaatacctATATCTGATGGAAGAAAAAGTATCCTAAAGTATTGTGTATActcatcattattaaagttaaatCAGTTTGAAAGTacatttattgaattaactaaatattttgataatttagcTATTCCTAACCCATCTTTAAAGAtccaaaattttaataacgATATAGAATTGacaattttcaaattgttagctgaaaattattttcttcaactGGCAACTTTCAATCCACATGCAGCTACTCATCAATGGGTGGCGTTTATTAGGAAATACTCTGATTATTTTTCCCTCTCGtatcaattttatcttcaatttattgaaaatctTCTTTTATCCAAGAATGCTAAAGTTAATTGGGAAATGGTTAAACGGATCTATGGTTATGCGTATCCTTTAAGTTTACGAAAGTCTGTTTCAATTCCAATGCCAATAATAAACTTTACTTGCTTATTATTTCCAGGgacaaaagaaaattttgcAAGCCAATCTATATCTTCGAACTTATCTTTATTACTACAATTTTGTATAAAAAAGAAGGACAcccaattattttttaaaattttaaacgAATCAATAATTAGAAACATAGTACTGAACTTAAACTCCAACATTTATCTCACCATGCTGAAATATCTTCATACTTCTGCACAGCCTAACTGTAATACTTCAATACCTATGAAAcatcttttatatattttagattCTCATGgttctttaatattaaaacaagGGAATAATTTTGCTTCATTACAATACATTAATTTTGTTAATATGACATTTGAAGATATGAAAGTACTTTGGATTTCCTTTTTTACTCGGTCAAAATTCTTTGAGAATATTTGTTTgtcaattaatattttacaatatcAGGatgttttaaatcaaatattttccaaaatttaCCTAATACtaaaaacagaaaatttgtttaatctaaaatatattttagtCATGTCATGTAGAGCATACACAAATGTTTTGCGCGCTACTACTTCCTCTAATACAACGAACGATACCTCTTTTGAGATAGATTCCACATATAGATTACTTGCTACCTtatctaatattatcagagaaatatatgaaatatattctaatGCTACATCGTTAGATAACTCTCAATTTGATTCTAAGAcaattactattattaaaaaaacaaacctaccaaaaataaataatttaccatccttatctaataataaatcccaattttattctttatcatatttgataaaatcCAATCCTATTTTTGGtcttaatatttatcaCATTTTAAGAAATGAGGGCTATTTGTTTGATACCACAACATACTTAGCATTACTTTATCATTGCAGATTTATTGATTCCAATATCGTCTCTGTTATCCAAAATGAACTGGAACAAAATCAATGTATTAGTGAATGTTTATCTAAAGCTTTTAATAAGGCCATAATTACAGCTCCcttgataaaaattaatgaatatatacAGTACTTGCCTATTACCAATAGCAAATTTCTCCTGAGTTTACCAGATcaatctattattaaactatttGATCAGACTTCCGATGCGCTAGATGTCATATGGAAGATTGGCTTCCCAACTAAGTTTCAATCTGAAGACATAAAATCTCGacataaattattaatatcatatatttataaaaggCTATATTCAGAACAACTCTATCaggaaattattaattttcaaagCTGTTGCGGATTAAATGacaaagatattattatactatTAAAGTCATATcttaaattgtttaaatttaatgattatGAAAAATGCTTGCATCAATTTAATAACAGAATTTCCCAAATAGAACGTAACGATTTATCTATAGAATATTCATATCGTAAAAAATTTGAGCAATTCAATATTCAGCAAGAAGAATCTcttatatcaaaaaataatagagaACATATGATGGCCAAAATCagttatttgaataattttccATTATGGACAATACCTAGAGTgaataagaatattataaagCCTCATAGTATACATATTTTAGGATATGAActattaaatcaattatttaatctGTCGACATTACTAAAAAGTTATAGCTATTATACggataatattaatgaattgaaaattctaaaatctGATACcttacaaaaatatttgttagTAAGGTTTATGCTATATGAAATATATGATGCCACTATGATCTTAAAAATGAACAGTTCTTTAAAGCTATTATCCCttattaaaatgaaaaactATTTGcgttttagaaaatttctaaattgtccaaatctaaatttccatgaaatgaaaatatacatTTCCATACTAGAACGAATTGATAAGGGTAAATTAGTTGAACTGCTTGATAATATAGTTGAATCACAGACTTTTAATAAGGATAAAAAACCTATTTTTTTGGAGGAGAAATGCAAATTCAAACTCGAAAATAATGAGATGAAAGAATTGGTCAAACATTtaagagaaaaaatatttaagtgTCATAACATAAGTAGCTATTAGACAATGCGTCTGgaattaaatattccaaattaattgataacATTTTAAGATAATTCGAAATATTGTCATTTAAAGTCTCTCAcatacacacacacacacacacacacacacacacacatatatatatatatattgtaaAGTAACTTTTTGCAtacaaattataattaatttttataactCATTTGTAACActtaattttcaaaaatatagaaaacttgattatatataataaaattgtaatGGTAtcaagtaaaaaaaaataaagcatTTAAATAAGATATCGtacattttataaaattattagcaAATTAGtccttatttttttctttttaattgtaaTGATTAGTCTGCTACTGAATATTGCCATGGGTATTATCCATATACTCTGTTAGTACACTCGTTAATGGTGGAATATCAGCTAAATGTTGGAATATTATTGGTTTAACATCTTGCGAAAATTTAGAACCAATACCTGATTCATCATTAGATAATAAACAAAGGAAAGTAGCAGCTGCCTTTGATAATtctgataaattattagcaAATCGTATTTTTGGTAGAGGGGCCTGCTTGGCTGGTGAAATAAAATCCTCACTATTGTCGTCTGAGCTGGTACTAGTATGATGCAAATATTTAGTTGTTATAGATGTATTAATAGATGGTGTGGTTGAAATGTATTGAGATTCTTTTATTGTTAGAGGCACTAATCTTGGTTGAATATTCTTGATTacaaatctttttttaccaTTCGAGGAATCTGTAATCACCATTGGAGCTGCTGCTTCAAATGCAGTCGAAACATTTTTAATGAACTCTACAGCTGGCAGTAATTTTCTACCTGATTGGCGAACCAATGTGCTAAATTTTGATTCATAATTTCTCCAAAGTACGATTTGTGTCACTTCAGAATCCGTTACAGGTTCAAAACAACACTTTAACCATGCTGTTGATCTTTTTGGTTCATCTAGTTTTAATAATGCTTTAAAAGTTTCTATTGGTAAATCAGGCGCATTTTTTGGTACCGGAGGTTTCAAccttttaattaaattaattttataattatttaataaactaTAATTTGGTAATTGGTTATTAAATGTTAAAAGTTTTGGTAAAACTGAgtacaatattttaaaccgttcattattatttaaaagaaatgaaaTTCTTTCTGATCCTGgcaaaataaattgataCAATAAGTCTAATGCTGCAGTAATTAATTCTCCATCGGATTCTATCAATAGAAAAGATACAATCAAATTTAAGgattcatcatttaaattatcagcCGCACTCTTTTCATctgattttgatttcaCTAGTAATCTTGATAATGATcttaataaagatattataatataacgatcttttgaaaaatttaaaattgagactaaacaaatataaaatggATCATCTTTCTTTGCAGGAGCAATATAAGAAGATATAGCCTCCATTAAGTCTAaagaataatgaattaattcGTTGAAATAGCTTAGATTAATTTGAAGGATTTCATCTAATATATGTGGATTTGACTtagattttgaatttatatttgatattttatcaCTGCTGCTTGTTTTATCCTTTTGAGATAATGGATTGATCGTATTTTCATAAAtgatcaaaataaataatataaaatcttttaattcattatcttgTACTAACAATTGAACGGAATCACTATCTTGAACCAAATTccttaaaattaataaagatgTTAATCCCATTTGAATCTTATCAGAATTTTCTTcagtattaataattgatgtattaaattttttaattaaaggttttaaatctaatatgaatttcttaaaaaCGACCAATAAATCTGGGTTTTCTTTcagattaataatataaggAGCTTTATTACTATAtgctaaatatttttttaaggaCCATTTAATTTCGTCAGGCAATTCAGACATTAATGACATTTTTAGTCTTGTTAAATCATCAATCCCACGAGCGGTTTCCTTTGGTAAATTCTGGAACacattcaaattatttaaagagtAATGCAACGTCTTGGTTATACCTAATGGATATGTCCCGTTCGATTGGAATCTATTGACCTTAATTGGAATAgctaataaattttcaaaggaattttcattatttacgttggaatttatattatcaattgagTCTTGAGGTGTTTCTTCCttaacattattattgctagGTGTTTGAGCACCAGAAACACTCATCTTAATTAGTTAGTTTATCTGGTAGAAgattaatttgaaatttttttttcttaaacaATGCTTAAAGAAGCGAATACTGATGAGATGTATTCCTTATTTCTATAAACGACTTGAAAATCTAGGCCTGTCTacttattgatattattcctattctatattttttattttttttcattttaaaatttggtGGCTTCGATACCCAGCCGGCGCATTtttacaaaacaaaaattgaactgaattacaaaaaaataatgactTACCCGGCTTCAAATTTAGCCGCTATTATATTGTTAtagaaaacaaataataactttttACTATATTAAATCTgaattcttatttttttatatttggtattcctatttttatatatttaacgTTAGAAATGCGAAGGaagatttattgaaaaaaatgacaAAGCtagttaaatattttattaatattttttttttaaaaatccaATCAATTATAAGAAGCTACTCTATTTTTCGTTAATACTGATTCAACCTTAccttttgaaatattgatTATACGAGACTACTAACTACTATTAAAAGTATTGTTCTTTGACTTATTCTGACAAAATGTCTGCAACTTTATGCCTAGTTGTCTCAAATCTGAAAAGTAAGTAAACTGCTACGTAGAAATCTTCAATATAGTTGTGATTTATTCtatataacaaaaaaataataaaatgaaataaaaaaagaagtttCTAAGTCAAGTTATATGTCTTATTTTTCTGTTTATTGTACTGAATATCCGAGGTTTTGCATAATAGCTACCACTTTTGGctatcttttaaaataccTTCTGGAATACCAAATAACCAGAAAAaagtattgaaaataaaagttgGTTACAGAAGGATATCATAAAAAGTTAATTTTAGTAATTAAGCTCTATAAATATCAGTAAAATCTAAAATAACTTCTATGACTTTTAGATGATACTAACATGAcaatttttgaagaatcTGAAATATTGATACATAGTAAAATAGTTAATTAAAAAGAGGAACATTTCAACAGGCactaaattaaatattaaagttatTTTGCAATGTTGAATATTTCTGTATCTTTTAAAGgtaattttctatttctttcagaaatattcttatagttccttatatttttgtttttcagTAATTTCATCACTTTAGCCGAAAACAGTATCCTTACCCGAATTCATTTTTCACAAGAATTTATCCTTGTTCGATTATCAATATGTTTAAACCTATAGAAAtcaaatagtaaaaaaGGGTTATAAAATACAGTGTCCCTATTAAAGATACAGAACTTACATAACAGtaaattaatcaaatcatatttatattgGGTTAAAAAGTTTTGGAAGAAGTAAACTTATCCTATACAagcaaaaataatataataatcaagAGTAGGCGAAATGGCTCGTTATGCATGGTACACAAGAGTTACTGATGCTTTACATCGTTTAACTATCCTAACATTATTAGGTGGTGGTTTATATCTAGGTAGTGGTGTAGTATACACTATTTATATGAATactaaatctttaaatgaCAAACAATCAAAGCTAATAAGTAATGCGCCTGGTGCTGGAGATGATCAAGATAAAAAACAAGaacaataaatattctaaacTGGTAGGCTTTCTGATCACCTATTCTATCTACATATTTTTACTAATGGCCACATGTACATACTacaataagaaaaaaaaaggggAATTTACAAGATCTTCTTcgtttcttattttttactaatTAATGgtgatatttttcttttcttttttttatttgtgaATATTAGCATTAtcttataaaatatatattctcATGATagttttttatattttaatataattgataattagTTAAgcaaatttttgaaatactATGGTAACTTAATCTACCAAAATGCACTTTGGATAGTTGCTTCAGGGTGTAAGGGtgtattgaatttgaaaaatttatagcAATGATTGTTAACTACGGCTTAAAggatttatttaatattgaagaatattaCATTTAAATGTTAACTTAGAAAGaagtttaaatatattattaccttttttcatattttttagaaattctACGATAAGAAGCACGCTGTTCAAATGTTACCTCCTCCACCACCACCTCCACCATCAGAGACTCCTATAGAATCGttaacaacaacaaatattAGTTCAAACGTCAAATCTCATACCAAATCAAATGGTAATACCATAGCCAATGCTATAACACCTTTAAATAAAGGTTTAAAAGAGGACAATAATGATcattgcttttttttttatgaaaTAGGTGCTTGCCGTTACAATTCTAAATGTATCAAAAAGCATATTAGACCAACCAGATCCAATTGcatagtattattaaatttaatagacTTAAAACTGAACACGGAAGTTACAAACTATGCATTCGATTCAATTTATCAAGATATTTTTCTGGAAGCTATGAAGTTTGGTAAAATTTTATCACTAGAGATTTCtgtaaatgaaaatgattgTTTAAACGGTAATGTgtatatcaaatatttgaatgattCCATTGCTAGGGATGCAATGAATAACTTCAATACAAGGTGGTATGATGAAAGGCCCATATATTGTGATCTTGTAAACTACAACGAAGGTACATGCCGCAGATATGATAACGGGAATTGTGCTAGAGGCCCTGAATGTACCTTATTACATAGAAGATGGCCTTCAAGCAGATTAAAATGGGACTTAGAGTCTAGTCAGAAAGATTAGGAAATTTTTCAGTAAACTCTATCGATAAAGTCTACCGGTAATCTCGACCTCAGCATTTTAGTTTTCTTGTCAGtacaaaattatcaataaataCAAGAAATAAACAGGCTTAAAGGAATACCTTTTGAGGGTTTACGTCAGGAAcgaaaaatttaagaattCTATGTGTGATAGTAATATCGTATATTCCACTATTATTTCAGTAGCTGTAATTTATTAGTTTCAGTCtaacaataaaaatccCTAACTCAActaaagataatttttttcctgGTTTATCTATCCTTTGTCATACCTCATCTTACTCTACATTCTCCCAACGCACATTACCAAGCTTTACGGCGCTactttctaattcttttactTCCTTTTGTCCCCCCACTACAATAGTATCACTATCACAATACAAATCCCTCGTAAAGGTTTATGGTTTTTAGTCCTCAGTTAAGTTCCTACGTTCTGCAGATCTGCGTAGAGATCGCATCTGTCCGTAACAGACGCGTAACTTTCCAAAAGAGGCAATGCATCTAAGAGCGGATTTTATTGGAGTGTACTGCTCTTACAAGCACAGAAAGGACTGTACGGAAAACATTTTTTCATGGTTAATATCCCTGTCCAagtatttattaattcttggTTAATATCGTTATTTCTACAACCTCTTCTACAGTAATAGGCAATACAGATTTGCTAAGGCATCTCTATATAAGCCATGTATAGCGaccttttattattatatataaattaaaagatgataaaaatacaagatACTTTTAGGAATATTTTCTTGCATTCTAGAAAGAGAAATATAGCATATAGAAACCTATACTcataaataaagtaaatatGGTTAACTATAACGAATGGATGTCTCAATTAAACGGGGACGTTAATGTTGGCCACTTATCCATTCCAGGTACACATAACAGTGCTGCTAGTCATACTGCCATGCCTTCGGTCAAATGTCAAGATAAAAGTATTACCGAGCAATTGAATAACGGTGTTAGATTCTTTGATATTAGATTGGGgaaattctttttcaagGATAAAGATACTGATGGTGACGGCCACGACGATTATAATTCCAATGACCTACAAGTAATCCATGGCAAATTCCCAGTTAAGATGCCCTTCCCAttagaattttcaaaagtatTGGAGGAATTTTATTCCTTTTTAGATGAAAACCCAAAGGAATCTTGCATTGTTTCATTGAAACAAGAAGGTTCAAATTCTTGggataatgataatgatgaatttggTAATTTCATTTGGAATAACTATATCTCCAAAAATGAAGACAAATGGTacttaaataatcaattacCAAATTTGAATGACTGTAGAGGTAAGATCATCTTGTTCCGTAGATTCGGTATTAAGGACGAAAACAAAGCCAACAATTATGGGATCGAGGCTTCATACTGGTCTTATAATACCACTGATGAAGACCGTGGCTCATTCAGAGTTCAAGATTTCTgtgaaattaatgatagAGCTGCTATCGATCAAAAAGCCGATCATGTTAAACAATTCATGACTACCGCCACTGAGTATAATGGAACACAAAGTTCTAATCCTAAgttatttctaaatttctGCTCAGGTGCTAACTTTTTTGATCACCAATGTTGGCCAGAAGAAATTGCCAATAGAATAGAAACATGTGGCATTCAAGACAATGTGAAACGTGGTTGTGGTATTGTTATTGTCGACTATGCTGGCAAGAATGATTGGAGTATTGTGAAGAGAATGGTTGATTCTAACTTTTAAGCCAATAAGTATTAATGGCACTCAAAAACATTCCCAATTCTTTCtatgtatatttatttgtgtaaaaataataataacattaaaATCTTTGTAACTTCTAACATTaccaatttttattaagcTATCATACAACTACACTAAggcaaataaaaaagataaaagaaAGCTAACAgacatatttaattaaagcCAAGAATATCAAGATAACCATATATGCATTGATTTATCGACAAGTGTGTaagatttaatattaactCTTATGACTAGCACCATATTGTTTACATTTAAGGTCAGCGTATTTTGACATACATTTTAATGTCTTAGACAAAATATGGTCACTATCATCACTTGGAATAAAATCTTCAGCAATATCCTTATCGCTGTACATCTTCACGATGTAATCTAATATACCTCTGATAGTCATTACTTTAGATATAGCATCTGCCTCGCTATaagtaaatattatataatcctcaaatttctttgtttttGGATCTTGTCCAATTACATCCCAAAATGCAATTGAATTAGGTGACATTACATTTACATCTTCACATGTATAACCTTCATGTTTCCATCCCAGTACATCTGTATCAAAATCCATAGATGGCACAACCAATTCTTGATGATATATACCATTATGTTCaattaatagatttaaCATCGGCCTATAGAACCTCCTGCCACATCCACAGTTGTCAAGATGCAATTTTGCAAAACTTAGCCACATTTGCTTACCTGATATTCGAGCAATAACACTAGGTAGTGGAACAAGTTGAGTGCCACCACGAATGccattataattatttgcCTCACTTAAACCTAAGGTACGTTTTTCAAATACTCTTTCACATAAACCGTCATTCAATGaacattttaatatttcaagtGGACTATATCCATATACAAAATGAATAGTCCCCCGAGATAAATCTGATATAACATCCtctttggaaaaaaatggagaccaatttttttcaacacGATTACTACCTGGAAGTACAAATTGAACTAATCGGTCAGTGGTTCTATGTGGTAAAAATGCATACATTTGCCTACCCCAAGAGTCTTGCATATTAAATACAACGACTGGTTCTTGTGTTTGACCAGTTTTCcttaatataattcttgGATCCTCTGCACCAGTAAATTGTCCTCCAGAATTGAAGGGAAATCTATATATAGTAGGATAAGTAACGAAATAATTCTCTAACAGAGAATCTCGTCTCCTAGTTTCATCTAAGAAATCATTAGCCTGTCTGGCTAAACAGCTCTCATAAGAACTTGGAGTATCAACTAAATATTCACAGGTGGCGGACACTCCAAATTCTTTGTctattttttgtatttcttCCTCAATATTATCCGGTAGGCTTATATCTAATTTTGGAATACGTTTTCCAATTAATTCATTCCAATCTTTGTCAAATGCTTGAGCCCTAATTATTGAAACATCAGGCCTTAACCTATCACCGTTACCAGCATACATTATACGAGTTACAGTGATATAGCAATGGTGCTCTTCTAACCAAATGCTTGATCCACCAAATCTTGTCCagcttttttttattatttcttcattagTCATATccttttcttcttcctctCCTACTTTTTTAGCCCATTCATCATCTTTCAATAGGGTTTCCTTTCTAActgaaattaaatcatcttcCAAAATCTTCCTTTCCTttgaatattgaatttCTGACGAATGTTCTAAATCTTCACAGTCAACATTTGAGCtataatcattattttgtgataattcatattcattGACAGGTATTAATTTCCCATTTTCATCTATCAAATCCTTTGAcgtctttttcttttttttcgaGGTGATAGagttcaaatttaaatttgttacAAAACccttaattttaaatcttttatatttctgGTTTTGAATTTCTGGGGTAATTGGCATTTTGTCAGTCGATctataattcaaataatttattaaatctaaatttaCCAAATCCTTTTTAAATTGTACTTCGTTAGTCTCTTTCCAGAGTGGCAAGTATGTGTAATAATATgtctttgaaaaattgatagATTTATAGTTAACAGAATAcatgaatattaataaactgaaaattaaagttaTAAGAGTAATTAATTTGAAgtttctattttttctaaattttttcacaCATACTATTAAATGAAGTCTCGTTCTTCGTAATACAGTGATAATATTGTGcaaaatcttcattattttatGTGTTGACTGATGATTATCGATATTTTGATAGGTTTCGAACTCTGAATATTGTGGCGGAGATGACGAGTCTATGTGTGAAACATTTGCATCTGCTGAAACATTTTGATCGATTAGTGGGATacttaaagaaataattttatctgACATATTATCAGTGGATTAAAGGAGTGTAATGCTAAAGTAACCTAATatgataaagatatataataattgacATAAATTACGATAATATGAATGTGAGAATTAACCGATgcattttaaaataattcagaAGCACATGACAGAAACAATCAAACAGATCTATTGAATGTATGCCTAGCTTTATTTTGTTATATATGCCTTCAAGTTaaacaattataaataCAGTATTTTATCCATTCTTgtccaaaaataaaagtctCTCAGAATAGTTAAATCACACTACAAGATGGATAACatatgaagaatttgacAATTAAAGTACCCTAGTTGAGACTGAAATATTCTTGTCTAtctcaaaataataatgacacGTCCAAAAATCTTTGAATAAGTGGCATTTAGCCCCAAAGAAGATGCCAATATTTTCACCTATATTAATTAGGAAACTCAATACAGTCATGCTACCACTTATTTACAGATAAATCTAAAAACATACTTTTTTACGGAATAAATTGTTGAACGTCATTATTATGAAGAATAGTATTACCTGTCTTGTAAAATTCATGGCACCTTCCTATCAAGGAAAATATCCAATTAATAGCCGAGAAAGCCTTTATTTGAGGAACCTGTGAAAATTGCCAATTGGGTATCGTTAAATAAGCAACATGAATATTACCAGAGAATCTTCGAACGATACGCGAGAgtcatttaaaaattaattattttcctttAGCAAGAGATGAAGAGACTAAAACTCAGTAGTTCTGATTTTTCTAAAGTTCTGAAAATTAGCAATAACTTTATGTCCTTACTTAATCTCAAGATTAAAATATCGGCCtatgttttaaataattgatatGCACCTGTGCTGCCAATTACCCCATCCTTTGGCTAAATtgtaaagaattaataaacagactaatatatatatcgaCGAAAATAATAGCTAGTTTCCTACA contains the following coding sequences:
- the TBLA0G03650 gene encoding phosphatidylinositol-specific phospholipase C, whose translation is MVNYNEWMSQLNGDVNVGHLSIPGTHNSAASHTAMPSVKCQDKSITEQLNNGVRFFDIRLGKFFFKDKDTDGDGHDDYNSNDLQVIHGKFPVKMPFPLEFSKVLEEFYSFLDENPKESCIVSLKQEGSNSWDNDNDEFGNFIWNNYISKNEDKWYLNNQLPNLNDCRGKIILFRRFGIKDENKANNYGIEASYWSYNTTDEDRGSFRVQDFCEINDRAAIDQKADHVKQFMTTATEYNGTQSSNPKLFLNFCSGANFFDHQCWPEEIANRIETCGIQDNVKRGCGIVIVDYAGKNDWSIVKRMVDSNF
- the TBLA0G03660 gene encoding uncharacterized protein, giving the protein MSDKIISLSIPLIDQNVSADANVSHIDSSSPPQYSEFETYQNIDNHQSTHKIMKILHNIITVLRRTRLHLIVCVKKFRKNRNFKLITLITLIFSLLIFMYSVNYKSINFSKTYYYTYLPLWKETNEVQFKKDLVNLDLINYLNYRSTDKMPITPEIQNQKYKRFKIKGFVTNLNLNSITSKKKKKTSKDLIDENGKLIPVNEYELSQNNDYSSNVDCEDLEHSSEIQYSKERKILEDDLISVRKETLLKDDEWAKKVGEEEEKDMTNEEIIKKSWTRFGGSSIWLEEHHCYITVTRIMYAGNGDRLRPDVSIIRAQAFDKDWNELIGKRIPKLDISLPDNIEEEIQKIDKEFGVSATCEYLVDTPSSYESCLARQANDFLDETRRRDSLLENYFVTYPTIYRFPFNSGGQFTGAEDPRIILRKTGQTQEPVVVFNMQDSWGRQMYAFLPHRTTDRLVQFVLPGSNRVEKNWSPFFSKEDVISDLSRGTIHFVYGYSPLEILKCSLNDGLCERVFEKRTLGLSEANNYNGIRGGTQLVPLPSVIARISGKQMWLSFAKLHLDNCGCGRRFYRPMLNLLIEHNGIYHQELVVPSMDFDTDVLGWKHEGYTCEDVNVMSPNSIAFWDVIGQDPKTKKFEDYIIFTYSEADAISKVMTIRGILDYIVKMYSDKDIAEDFIPSDDSDHILSKTLKCMSKYADLKCKQYGASHKS